One genomic window of Arachis stenosperma cultivar V10309 chromosome 10, arast.V10309.gnm1.PFL2, whole genome shotgun sequence includes the following:
- the LOC130957365 gene encoding omega-amidase, chloroplastic: protein MIRNRLIMKALASLSSSTLSLRCCSYNNKPSLNLNSLFVTRRRFHSSPPISMASASVNNERARAPPAIPFPPPPLSKFKIGLCQLSVTADKEKNIAHARQAIQDAASKGAQLVLLPEIWNSPYSNDSFPVYAEDIDAGGDASPSTAMLSDLARLLKITIIGGSIPERSGGNLYNTCCVFGTDGKLKAKHRKIHLFDMDIPGKITFMESKTLTAGETPTIVDTEVGRIGIGICYDIRFPELAMIYAARGAHLLCYPGAFNMTTGPLHWELLQRARATDNQLYVATCSPARDTGSGYVAWGHSTLIGPWGEVLATTEHEEAIIIGEIDYSILEQRRTHLPVTKQRRGDLYQLVDFQRLNSH from the exons atgATCAGAAACAGGTTGATAATGAAAGCATTagcatcattatcatcatcaacacTCTCACTACGTTGCTGCAGCTACAATAACAAGCCTTCACTCAATCTCAACTCTCTCTTCGTCACTCGCCGCAGATTCCACTCTTCACCGCCGATTTCAATGGCTTCTGCTTCCGTCAACAACGAACGTGCCCGTGCTCCACCCGCCATTCCCTTCCCCCCTCCCCCTCTCTCCAAG TTCAAGATCGGGCTGTGCCAGCTGTCTGTAACCGCCGACAAGGAGAAGAACATCGCCCACGCCCGCCAAGCCATTCAAGACGCCGCCTCTAAGGGTGCTCAGCTTGTTCTCCTCCCA GAAATTTGGAACAGTCCTTATTCCAATGACAGTTTCCCTGTGTATGCTGAGGATATTGACGCCGGTGGCGATGCCTCTCCTTCTACTGCCATGCTCTCTGATCTCGCCCGTCTCCTCAAGATCACCATTATTGGTGGTTCTATACCTGAACGTTCTGGGGGAAACTTGTATAATACATGTTGCGTATTCGGCACTGATGGAAAGCTTAAAGCCAAGCACCGCAAG ATACACCTTTTCGACATGGACATTCCCGGGAAGATTACCTTTATGGAGTCAAAAACTCTTACTGCTGGGGAGACTCCAACAATTGTAGACACAG AGGTTGGGCGCATTGGCATAGGCATCTGTTATGATATACGTTTTCCTGAACTAGCAATGATATATGCAGCAAGAG GAGCTCACTTGCTATGCTATCCTGGGGCATTTAATATGACAACTGGGCCGTTGCATTGGGAGCTATTGCAAAGGGCAAG gGCTACAGATAATCAG TTATATGTGGCAACCTGTTCACCTGCTCGGGATACTGGATCTGGTTATGTAGCTTGGGGCCACTCCACTCTTATTGGACCA TGGGGGGAAGTTCTGGCTACTACAGAACATGAGGAAGCAATCATCATAGGAGAAATTGATTATTCAATATTAGAGCAGAGAag GACACATCTTCCTGTGACTAAGCAGCGACGAGGTGATCTATACCAATTGGTGGATTTTCAAAGGCTGAATAGCCATTAA